The following proteins are encoded in a genomic region of Clostridium kluyveri:
- the menA gene encoding 1,4-dihydroxy-2-naphthoate octaprenyltransferase: MLVTKFKIWFKAVRPFSFTGSIIPVTLGAIFAIKESKFQLGYFILSLIAIVLLQASANLLSDHDDFKNRVDTKDSYGSSGVILENLLTSKKVYTGGFILLALGAFIGIFLSYKRGALVLLIGLIGTLAVYSYTGKPLSLKYRGLGAPLVFLTFGPLMLIGSYYVQAQNISVKAFFISIPVGLLTTAILHANDIRDIRHDKKAEIKTLSIIVGRSSAQNIYFSFVILSYVSIIIMCFYRILPIWSLFCLITVPTAHKNIRKLYSGSASSGIVSLDKDTAQLQGQFGIILILSLLIPFVVNLRG, from the coding sequence ATGTTAGTAACAAAATTTAAAATATGGTTTAAAGCTGTAAGACCCTTTTCCTTCACTGGTTCCATAATTCCCGTAACCTTAGGAGCCATATTTGCAATAAAAGAATCAAAATTTCAATTGGGATATTTTATCTTGTCGCTAATTGCTATTGTTTTATTACAAGCAAGTGCCAACCTCCTCAGCGACCATGATGATTTTAAAAATAGGGTTGATACAAAAGATTCTTATGGTTCAAGTGGTGTTATACTTGAAAATCTATTAACATCAAAAAAAGTATATACAGGGGGATTTATTTTATTAGCTTTAGGAGCTTTTATAGGAATATTTTTATCATATAAAAGAGGAGCATTGGTTTTGTTGATAGGATTAATAGGTACTCTAGCTGTATATTCATATACTGGAAAGCCTTTATCTTTAAAGTATAGAGGCTTAGGTGCTCCCCTTGTATTTCTAACATTTGGTCCGTTAATGTTAATAGGCTCCTATTATGTACAAGCACAAAATATAAGTGTGAAAGCATTTTTTATTTCCATACCTGTTGGTTTATTAACTACTGCAATTTTACATGCTAATGATATAAGAGATATACGTCATGATAAAAAGGCAGAAATAAAAACTTTATCTATAATAGTCGGAAGAAGCAGTGCCCAAAATATTTATTTCAGTTTTGTAATTTTATCATATGTTTCTATAATAATAATGTGTTTTTATAGAATACTTCCAATTTGGAGTCTATTTTGTTTAATTACTGTACCTACAGCCCATAAAAATATAAGAAAATTATATTCTGGGTCAGCTTCTTCAGGTATAGTGTCCCTTGATAAGGACACAGCACAGCTTCAAGGACAATTTGGTATTATACTGATTCTTTCGCTACTAATACCTTTCGTTGTAAATTTAAGGGGGTAA